A genome region from Bradyrhizobium sp. WSM1417 includes the following:
- a CDS encoding hydantoinase/oxoprolinase family protein, whose product MFTIGIDVGGTYTDLVAIDRDGRTVFAKSPSTPSDQSIGVMTGLEELARRVGMSRHEMLGKADRLVHGTTVATNALLERKGARVALLTTQGHRDVIEMREGLKGDRYNLRSAPPVPLVPRELRLGVRERIKPDGEVLIPLDQESLGEAIAAIRASGATSVAVCFLHAYRNPAHEIAAVDRLQRELPDLNVSRSSDVLPQIKEYERVSTTIVNAYVEPAVRRYLTNLEMRLKEAGLASSLFIILSHGGMAPVEEAARLAAATVLSGPAGGISGCRRCADLLGVPDLVPFDMGGTSTDISLIADGHATLSADGGLADQRIALRSLDIASIAAGGGSIASIDVGGTFRVGPESAGSVPGPACYGNGGTEPTVTDANVILGYLDASAFMGGKRPLDRNASEVTIDRLAKALGLSRDDAAAGIYRMVNLRMADGIRLMTLRRGVDPRRFALLSFGGAAGLHAAEVARELEMKRIIAPTAASVLSAWGMLTSDLRYEASSTHYSAGRRITPQEVRAVFAGLEQRSVSHLTSWFGGKIVTERSAEMRYGEQIFEIDVPLYGLDWDSNEIVDRIEELFHRRHEELYTYSSPDQEVVFVNARVAAVGVIPELGQVVRGQAISEACKPKGVRKAFFGEWRDVPIFTAEELRPGNEIEGPAIIEAETTTVVINKLDRVSVNELGWLDISLG is encoded by the coding sequence ATGTTTACGATTGGAATCGATGTCGGTGGCACGTACACGGACCTGGTCGCGATCGATCGCGACGGGCGGACCGTCTTTGCAAAGTCACCTTCCACGCCTTCGGATCAATCGATCGGAGTGATGACAGGTCTTGAAGAGTTGGCTCGTCGGGTCGGCATGTCCCGTCATGAAATGCTCGGCAAGGCCGATCGCCTCGTGCACGGCACCACGGTGGCGACCAACGCGTTGCTAGAGCGCAAGGGCGCGAGGGTAGCTTTGCTGACCACCCAGGGACACCGCGACGTCATCGAGATGCGCGAGGGTCTGAAGGGTGATCGGTACAATTTGCGTTCGGCCCCGCCGGTGCCGCTGGTGCCCCGCGAGCTTCGGTTGGGCGTACGCGAGCGCATCAAGCCGGATGGTGAAGTGCTGATTCCGCTCGATCAGGAATCGCTCGGAGAGGCGATCGCCGCGATCCGTGCGTCTGGTGCCACCTCCGTTGCGGTTTGCTTCTTGCACGCATACCGCAACCCGGCACACGAGATCGCCGCAGTGGACCGGCTACAGCGCGAGCTGCCTGACCTCAACGTTTCGCGGTCCAGCGACGTGCTACCTCAGATCAAGGAATACGAGCGCGTTTCGACGACAATTGTGAATGCTTATGTGGAGCCCGCGGTTCGCCGATACCTCACCAATCTGGAAATGCGCCTAAAGGAAGCCGGATTGGCCAGTAGCCTGTTCATTATTCTCTCGCATGGCGGCATGGCGCCCGTCGAAGAGGCCGCGCGGCTTGCTGCCGCTACTGTTCTTTCAGGCCCGGCGGGCGGAATTTCCGGCTGTCGACGATGCGCAGATTTGTTGGGGGTTCCCGATCTCGTTCCGTTTGATATGGGAGGAACGAGCACCGATATTTCGTTGATCGCCGACGGCCATGCCACGCTGTCAGCAGACGGCGGATTGGCCGATCAGCGGATCGCACTGCGCAGCCTGGACATCGCCAGCATTGCGGCAGGTGGCGGATCGATCGCGTCGATCGACGTCGGCGGCACGTTTCGTGTTGGTCCAGAAAGTGCGGGCTCCGTACCCGGACCCGCATGCTACGGCAACGGCGGAACTGAGCCGACTGTCACGGATGCAAACGTCATTCTTGGATATCTTGATGCGTCCGCATTCATGGGAGGCAAGCGTCCGCTAGACCGCAATGCCTCTGAGGTAACGATCGATCGGCTGGCGAAGGCCCTGGGTCTATCGCGCGATGATGCTGCGGCCGGAATCTATCGAATGGTCAATTTGCGCATGGCCGATGGCATCCGCTTGATGACCTTGCGCCGCGGCGTAGATCCACGTCGCTTTGCCCTACTCAGTTTCGGCGGTGCCGCCGGCCTTCATGCAGCCGAAGTTGCACGCGAACTCGAAATGAAGCGGATAATCGCGCCCACAGCCGCATCAGTGCTATCTGCTTGGGGCATGCTGACAAGCGATCTCCGATACGAAGCTAGTAGCACGCACTACAGCGCAGGCAGACGTATCACGCCCCAAGAGGTGAGGGCCGTCTTTGCTGGTCTCGAACAACGAAGTGTCAGTCATCTAACTTCGTGGTTTGGTGGAAAAATTGTAACGGAACGTTCCGCGGAAATGCGGTACGGCGAGCAGATCTTTGAGATCGACGTGCCGCTCTATGGTCTCGATTGGGATTCCAACGAGATTGTTGACAGGATCGAGGAGCTGTTCCATCGGCGCCACGAGGAACTTTACACATACTCGTCTCCGGACCAGGAAGTCGTTTTCGTGAACGCGAGGGTGGCGGCGGTCGGCGTTATTCCGGAGCTCGGGCAAGTTGTTCGCGGCCAGGCCATTTCAGAGGCCTGCAAGCCGAAAGGCGTGCGGAAGGCTTTCTTCGGCGAGTGGCGTGACGTGCCCATATTCACTGCGGAAGAACTGAGACCAGGGAACGAGATTGAAGGGCCGGCGATCATCGAAGCGGAGACCACGACTGTGGTCATTAACAAATTGGATCGTGTTTCCGTCAACGAGCTTGGCTGGCTTGATATCTCCCTTGGGTGA
- a CDS encoding tyrosine-type recombinase/integrase — protein sequence MDSHARPRWRFPYHSKSVGAAFHKTCDAIDIDDLCFHELRHEGTSRLFEAGFSIQQVALVTGHKDWRMLRRYTNLKPEDLHKMQKADNPRWTHS from the coding sequence ATGGATTCTCACGCGCGGCCTCGGTGGCGTTTTCCCTACCACTCAAAGTCCGTGGGAGCTGCCTTCCACAAGACATGCGATGCCATCGATATTGATGATTTGTGTTTCCACGAACTGCGCCACGAAGGAACGAGCAGACTATTCGAAGCTGGGTTTTCAATACAACAGGTTGCATTGGTGACCGGGCATAAAGATTGGCGAATGCTGCGACGCTATACCAATCTAAAACCTGAAGACCTGCACAAAATGCAGAAGGCTGACAACCCTCGATGGACCCATTCATAG
- a CDS encoding DCL family protein gives MPAKPIDLGPLHFAKRGDAVAYLNDMLHRYDVGDRVGADDTVILRTALEHHPDAEAKKGCGITHFSVRTADFGTKCFWLNRTDGTTEKFSHRACIYGT, from the coding sequence ATGCCCGCGAAGCCGATCGACCTCGGTCCACTGCACTTCGCCAAAAGAGGTGACGCCGTTGCATATTTGAATGACATGCTTCACCGGTACGACGTGGGCGATCGGGTTGGCGCCGATGACACTGTGATTCTACGAACGGCACTGGAGCACCATCCCGATGCCGAGGCCAAGAAGGGATGCGGAATTACCCACTTTAGCGTCCGAACTGCTGACTTCGGTACGAAGTGCTTCTGGTTGAACCGTACTGACGGAACGACCGAAAAATTTTCTCATAGGGCCTGTATCTACGGCACCTAG
- a CDS encoding DEAD/DEAH box helicase, which produces MSLAGLQSWLLQEGIRDDLDAIVRLTVRTELDNLVAEPAAPSTVAIDWPRLLLAGSILARSDQRIDQEGALRIATAAISLTNDQALKDAGAVLLGKLSNFRAIALANDRHLLTAGLDGRLGVALRLESQRREMDRSILVESSGAWLQMNDFQQRFWNSAGGGGWLSASAPTASGKTFLVLQWLIDQLTAGDTRVAVYLAPTRALVSEIETTLQGLLGKTKGIEVSSLPLRDKYEAARAGGAQVVLVFTQERMHLLANVLAGTFSIDLLIVDEAHKIGDSQRGVVLQDAIERVSRANSKLKVVFISPATQNPEALLADAPDGVQTVAIDSDAPTVLQNLIVANQTPRKPKLWKLTVRQQQGSALPVGTLELASTPAGLRKRLAFIAAAAGQRGGTLVYTNGAGESEDVADLISQLLPQPESIDPELAQLADLARKGVHPNFRLAPLVERGVAFHFGNMPSLIRLEIERLFRLGKIRFLVCTSTLIEGVNLSCRTIVLRGPRKGIGHPMEPHDFWNLAGRAGRWGNEFQGNIICIDPEDTEAWPTGVPSRARYPIKRESDAVLELGDGMADYLSRRGVSDLSSLKDSDKFEQVGAYLLTTFMRLGSISAASLSKRHDAASLAKLDQALAALAAQIEIDVDLLARHPGVSAIGLQRLLEAFRSYAGDVENLLPAEVASEDSYDRFVTILGRINKHLFPAFEPEKAIRLYALIVVQWLKGLSLAEMIRRNIEWHRTTGRTYSLPVLIRNTMELVEQVARFKAPKYLSAYMDVLHLHLRQINREDLIDHGVDIGTQLEFGISSRTLLSLMELGLSRMSAVALYEKIARDDLSKEDCVAWVTEREGQLEAMDFPVIIVREVRERLLAARRL; this is translated from the coding sequence ATGAGCCTAGCCGGTCTCCAGTCGTGGCTTCTTCAGGAAGGGATTCGTGACGATCTCGATGCAATCGTCCGACTCACCGTGCGCACCGAACTGGACAATCTGGTAGCCGAGCCCGCCGCCCCCTCCACCGTGGCGATCGATTGGCCAAGGTTGCTGCTCGCCGGCAGCATATTGGCGCGGTCCGATCAACGGATCGACCAGGAGGGCGCGCTCCGAATCGCAACTGCGGCGATCTCTCTGACGAACGATCAAGCACTCAAGGACGCGGGCGCCGTCCTCTTAGGCAAGCTCTCTAATTTCCGGGCCATCGCGCTAGCCAACGATCGCCACCTGCTGACGGCCGGTCTCGACGGACGGCTAGGTGTGGCGCTGCGCCTTGAATCCCAGCGTCGCGAGATGGACCGTTCCATCCTGGTGGAATCGAGCGGCGCTTGGCTACAGATGAACGATTTTCAGCAACGCTTCTGGAACAGTGCAGGCGGAGGAGGTTGGCTCTCCGCGTCCGCCCCCACTGCCTCCGGCAAGACGTTTCTCGTCCTTCAGTGGTTGATCGATCAACTGACCGCGGGTGACACCCGGGTCGCAGTCTACCTCGCCCCGACCCGCGCGCTAGTCTCGGAGATCGAGACCACTCTCCAAGGTCTACTCGGCAAGACCAAGGGCATCGAGGTGTCGTCCCTTCCCCTCCGCGACAAATACGAAGCCGCGCGCGCTGGAGGCGCGCAAGTGGTTCTGGTCTTCACGCAGGAGCGAATGCACCTTCTCGCCAACGTGCTCGCCGGCACGTTCTCGATTGATTTGCTTATCGTGGATGAGGCGCACAAGATCGGGGACAGCCAACGCGGCGTGGTCTTGCAGGACGCAATAGAGCGGGTTAGCCGTGCGAACTCGAAGCTGAAGGTCGTGTTCATCAGCCCCGCGACCCAGAACCCGGAGGCGTTGCTAGCAGACGCGCCCGACGGTGTGCAGACTGTGGCCATCGACAGCGACGCTCCCACCGTCCTCCAGAACCTGATCGTCGCGAACCAAACACCGCGCAAGCCGAAGCTCTGGAAATTGACTGTCCGACAGCAGCAGGGTTCGGCACTTCCAGTCGGAACGCTCGAGCTCGCAAGCACGCCGGCGGGACTTAGGAAGCGCCTGGCGTTCATCGCCGCAGCGGCGGGCCAAAGAGGCGGAACGCTCGTCTACACGAACGGCGCCGGAGAGTCGGAGGATGTCGCCGATCTGATCAGTCAGCTCCTGCCTCAGCCCGAGTCAATCGATCCAGAGCTTGCACAACTCGCCGACCTCGCCCGGAAGGGCGTACACCCCAACTTCCGCCTTGCACCGCTCGTTGAACGCGGGGTCGCGTTCCACTTCGGCAATATGCCATCGCTGATCCGGCTCGAGATCGAGCGTCTCTTCCGATTGGGCAAGATCCGCTTCCTGGTTTGCACTTCGACGCTGATTGAGGGCGTGAACCTGTCGTGTCGCACGATTGTGCTGCGCGGACCGCGGAAGGGAATTGGCCACCCGATGGAGCCGCACGACTTCTGGAACCTAGCCGGCCGCGCGGGCCGTTGGGGCAATGAATTTCAAGGCAACATCATCTGTATCGACCCGGAGGATACGGAGGCTTGGCCCACCGGCGTACCCAGCCGCGCGCGCTATCCCATTAAGCGCGAAAGCGATGCGGTGCTCGAGCTTGGTGACGGTATGGCGGACTACCTTTCAAGGCGCGGAGTCTCGGACCTGTCCAGCCTCAAGGACTCAGATAAATTCGAACAGGTTGGCGCCTATCTGCTCACCACATTCATGCGGCTCGGGTCCATATCGGCGGCCAGTCTCTCGAAGCGCCACGATGCCGCGTCGTTGGCGAAGCTCGACCAAGCGCTAGCGGCGCTTGCAGCACAAATCGAAATCGACGTCGACCTTCTCGCACGGCATCCCGGAGTGAGCGCAATCGGCCTTCAGCGGCTACTTGAAGCGTTCCGATCGTACGCGGGCGACGTCGAGAATCTGCTGCCTGCCGAGGTCGCGAGCGAAGACAGCTACGACCGATTCGTTACAATCCTGGGGAGGATCAATAAGCATCTATTCCCCGCCTTCGAACCCGAGAAGGCGATCAGGCTATACGCGTTGATCGTCGTTCAGTGGCTGAAGGGGCTCTCGCTGGCCGAGATGATTCGCAGGAACATCGAGTGGCACCGTACCACCGGCAGGACTTACAGCCTTCCGGTGCTGATCCGCAATACGATGGAGCTGGTCGAGCAAGTCGCGCGATTCAAGGCGCCGAAGTATCTGTCTGCCTACATGGATGTCCTGCACCTGCATCTCCGCCAGATCAACCGTGAGGACCTGATTGATCACGGCGTGGACATCGGCACACAACTTGAGTTTGGTATTTCGTCGAGGACCCTCCTCTCACTCATGGAACTCGGTCTCTCCCGCATGAGCGCGGTGGCTTTGTACGAGAAGATCGCTCGCGACGATCTCAGCAAGGAGGACTGCGTCGCGTGGGTCACCGAACGCGAAGGTCAGCTCGAAGCCATGGATTTCCCTGTCATCATCGTCCGCGAGGTACGCGAGCGGCTTCTGGCCGCTCGACGACTTTGA
- a CDS encoding DUF1837 domain-containing protein, whose product MTRLGADGRTNKGVGRLSTITATDLTSALTGHPEALDVHLMLVERDVLIEGHSVKIHCHCLTVDGNGRVQPYRLAEFMRNAVADYAIPRSKLAAAKARDAKYNSTEAVAELVERAKRSFTDLAKTGEGGEMLLFLLAERFLKLPQILCKMDLKTDTRLHYHGADGVYAGVMPEGILKLYWGESKIYKDVGAAIRDCFASLAPFLIEPEHEEADRERDLVLLSDKADLSDATLTDALKKYFDKSSVMSKRVRYCGVALVGFDAPFYPKDDVEAIADEIVEASRSELTVWRKKIGERLKSEKLDQMEIELFCVPLPSADGFRAAFLSAMGIKTE is encoded by the coding sequence TTGACTCGTCTGGGGGCAGACGGGCGTACGAACAAGGGGGTAGGCCGTCTGTCGACCATCACCGCGACCGATCTCACGTCTGCGCTGACAGGGCATCCGGAAGCACTCGACGTTCACCTTATGCTGGTGGAGCGCGACGTCCTCATCGAGGGTCATTCGGTCAAGATCCACTGTCATTGCCTCACAGTGGATGGAAACGGCCGCGTCCAGCCGTACCGGCTGGCCGAGTTCATGCGTAACGCCGTAGCCGACTATGCGATACCGCGCTCGAAACTCGCTGCCGCGAAGGCGCGCGACGCCAAGTACAATAGCACCGAGGCCGTAGCCGAACTCGTCGAGCGGGCCAAGCGGTCGTTCACCGATTTGGCGAAGACCGGCGAGGGCGGCGAGATGCTGCTGTTCTTATTGGCCGAGCGCTTTCTCAAGCTGCCTCAGATTCTCTGCAAGATGGATCTCAAGACAGACACGCGCCTACATTACCATGGAGCCGATGGGGTGTACGCTGGCGTGATGCCGGAAGGCATCCTGAAACTCTACTGGGGTGAGTCCAAAATCTACAAGGATGTGGGAGCCGCGATCCGCGACTGCTTTGCCTCACTCGCTCCCTTCCTCATTGAACCAGAACACGAGGAAGCCGACAGGGAACGCGATCTGGTTCTCCTGAGCGACAAGGCCGACCTTAGTGACGCGACACTCACCGACGCCCTGAAAAAGTATTTTGACAAATCGTCGGTGATGTCCAAGCGGGTCCGATACTGCGGCGTGGCCCTCGTGGGCTTCGACGCGCCGTTCTATCCAAAAGACGACGTAGAGGCGATCGCGGACGAGATTGTTGAGGCCTCCCGCTCTGAACTGACCGTTTGGAGAAAAAAGATCGGCGAGCGGCTCAAGTCGGAGAAGCTCGACCAGATGGAAATCGAGCTGTTTTGCGTCCCGCTGCCGTCGGCGGATGGCTTCCGCGCTGCATTTCTCAGCGCGATGGGGATTAAGACGGAATGA
- a CDS encoding DUF1134 domain-containing protein has product MTFASRLAAVALAAMVGWISPASAQQPPPPDLPPPQRTQTPSTYGPDELVNAGHRFFGNVSRGLASIIEKAVSQWGLPNGYILGEEGSGAFVAGLRYGEGTLYTKNAGDLRVYWQGPSLGFDWGGDGARTMTLVYNLPATNAIYQRFAGLDGSAYIIGGFGMTALTANNIVLVPIRSGLGLRLGANIGYLKFTPRATWNPF; this is encoded by the coding sequence ATGACTTTCGCATCACGCCTTGCCGCAGTCGCGCTTGCCGCGATGGTCGGGTGGATCAGTCCGGCTTCCGCCCAGCAGCCGCCACCGCCCGATTTGCCGCCGCCGCAGCGGACCCAGACGCCCAGCACCTATGGGCCGGACGAACTCGTGAACGCCGGCCACCGCTTCTTCGGCAATGTCTCGCGCGGTCTCGCCTCGATCATCGAGAAGGCGGTCAGCCAATGGGGCCTGCCCAACGGCTATATCCTCGGTGAGGAAGGGTCCGGCGCTTTCGTCGCCGGCCTGCGCTACGGCGAAGGCACGCTTTACACCAAGAACGCCGGCGACCTCAGGGTCTACTGGCAGGGTCCCTCGCTCGGCTTCGACTGGGGTGGCGATGGCGCGCGCACCATGACGCTGGTCTATAATCTGCCCGCCACCAACGCGATCTACCAGCGCTTCGCCGGCCTCGACGGCTCGGCCTACATCATCGGCGGCTTCGGCATGACGGCGCTCACCGCCAACAACATCGTGCTGGTGCCGATCCGCTCGGGCCTCGGCCTGCGGCTGGGAGCCAATATCGGCTATTTGAAATTCACCCCGCGCGCGACCTGGAACCCGTTCTAG
- a CDS encoding YHS domain-containing (seleno)protein: MRPGIALIGLLVCMLSGIWILCMGLPAQAATTERIVVNRFSGVAIEGFDPVGYFVDGAAVQGTAEFEANLWGAVWRFRNEGNRASFLAHPEVYGPQFGGYDPVDIARGVTIAGNPRFFAIAAQRLYLFSREANRDAFAANPERFLYEVGKRWPALQDKLSR; encoded by the coding sequence TTGCGCCCCGGAATTGCCTTGATCGGCCTTCTGGTCTGCATGCTGTCGGGCATTTGGATCCTCTGCATGGGGTTGCCGGCGCAGGCGGCCACCACCGAGCGGATCGTCGTCAACCGTTTCAGCGGCGTGGCGATCGAGGGCTTCGACCCCGTGGGCTATTTCGTCGACGGCGCGGCCGTGCAGGGGACGGCCGAGTTCGAGGCGAACCTGTGGGGCGCAGTCTGGCGCTTTCGGAACGAGGGCAACCGCGCCTCTTTCCTCGCCCATCCCGAGGTCTACGGGCCGCAGTTCGGCGGCTACGATCCGGTCGATATCGCCCGCGGCGTCACCATCGCCGGCAACCCCCGCTTCTTCGCGATCGCAGCGCAGCGGCTCTATTTGTTCAGCCGGGAAGCCAATCGCGACGCCTTCGCCGCCAATCCCGAGCGCTTCCTCTACGAGGTGGGCAAGCGCTGGCCGGCCCTCCAGGACAAGCTCAGCCGGTAG
- a CDS encoding 3'(2'),5'-bisphosphate nucleotidase CysQ, protein MQVKRIIDGAAASHLMEPLTALVVKAGEAILAVNRTAMRVDGKQDGSPVTEADLAADRIIADGLAQLAGDIPTLSEERTQLASPPFRDSFFLIDPLDGTKEFVAGRDEFTVNLALVTSGVPLLGIVSAPALGLLWRGIVGRGAERVRFDGATIGAAEPIHTRKLPPVGEPWIAAVSRSHGDPRTEAFIDHRPNAARKTVGSAVKFGRIAEGSADIYPRFGPTCEWDVGAGYAVVTAAGGSVTDGKGGALRFGERHDGGFIIPEFIAWGDPQAARLSRL, encoded by the coding sequence ATGCAGGTGAAGCGGATCATCGACGGCGCGGCCGCCTCCCACCTGATGGAGCCGCTCACCGCGCTGGTGGTGAAAGCGGGCGAAGCCATCCTTGCGGTCAACCGCACGGCGATGCGGGTCGACGGCAAGCAGGACGGCTCGCCGGTGACCGAGGCCGACCTTGCCGCCGACCGCATCATCGCGGACGGGCTGGCGCAGCTTGCGGGCGACATCCCGACGCTCTCGGAAGAGCGGACCCAGCTCGCCTCGCCGCCGTTCCGCGACAGCTTCTTCCTGATCGATCCGCTCGACGGCACCAAGGAGTTCGTTGCCGGGCGCGACGAGTTCACCGTCAACCTTGCCCTGGTGACATCGGGCGTGCCGCTGCTGGGCATCGTCAGCGCCCCGGCCCTCGGGCTGCTCTGGCGCGGCATCGTCGGCCGCGGCGCCGAGCGCGTCAGGTTCGACGGCGCGACGATCGGCGCTGCCGAGCCGATCCATACCCGCAAGTTGCCGCCCGTGGGCGAGCCCTGGATCGCCGCGGTGAGCCGCTCGCATGGAGATCCCCGAACCGAGGCCTTCATCGATCACCGCCCCAACGCCGCCAGGAAGACGGTCGGCTCGGCCGTGAAATTCGGCCGGATCGCGGAAGGCAGTGCCGACATCTATCCCCGCTTCGGGCCCACTTGTGAATGGGACGTCGGGGCCGGCTACGCGGTCGTGACCGCGGCCGGCGGCAGCGTGACCGACGGCAAGGGCGGCGCACTCCGCTTCGGCGAGCGGCACGATGGCGGCTTCATCATCCCGGAGTTCATCGCCTGGGGTGACCCGCAGGCGGCAAGACTCTCAAGACTCTGA
- the chpT gene encoding histidine phosphotransferase ChpT: MSDASSPATATAPDALELAALLCSRVCHDLISPVGAIVNGLEVLDDDPKPDDREFALDLIRKSAKTASARLQFCRLAFGAAGSSGAQIDLGDAQTMARGHIEDGKCSITWNLPRILLPKNRVKLLLNMLVVSQHTIPRGGTLTIDPIGEGETMSFRITATGHNARLPQNISELLSGERGPAADAHAIQPYYTRLLAEACGLTVRLAHEGEAITIIAS; the protein is encoded by the coding sequence ATGTCTGACGCTTCGTCACCCGCTACCGCCACCGCTCCAGATGCGCTCGAACTCGCTGCGCTGCTGTGCTCACGGGTCTGCCACGATCTCATCAGCCCTGTCGGCGCCATCGTCAATGGGCTCGAAGTGCTCGACGACGATCCCAAGCCCGACGACCGCGAGTTCGCACTCGACTTGATACGCAAGAGCGCGAAAACCGCCTCCGCCCGGCTCCAGTTCTGCCGTCTTGCCTTTGGTGCGGCCGGCTCGTCCGGCGCGCAGATCGATCTCGGCGATGCCCAGACCATGGCGCGCGGCCACATCGAGGACGGCAAGTGCTCGATCACCTGGAATCTGCCGCGGATCCTGCTGCCGAAGAATCGCGTCAAGCTGTTGCTCAACATGCTGGTCGTTTCGCAGCACACGATCCCGCGCGGCGGTACGCTGACGATCGATCCGATCGGCGAAGGCGAGACCATGAGCTTCCGCATCACTGCGACCGGACATAATGCGCGCCTGCCGCAGAACATCTCCGAGCTCCTGAGCGGCGAGCGCGGCCCGGCCGCGGATGCACATGCGATCCAGCCTTATTATACGCGGCTGTTGGCAGAGGCTTGCGGGCTCACTGTGAGGCTCGCGCACGAAGGCGAGGCCATCACCATTATCGCTTCGTAG